The Nitrospirota bacterium nucleotide sequence GTATGGACCAGGGTCTCGCTTTTGATGATACAGCCGCCCATCGAGAGATCGAGCACCGTTCCCTCACCACGGACCTTGCCCCCGGAAAACGAAAGATACAGCCGCACGGGAATCCTAAGGTGTTCACGGCGATCCATCGGATGCGTGGGCTGGTCCAGCCAAAGCCGAGATGCGAGAAACCGGTGACTGCACGACAGACATTTGAATGGCGCCATAAAAACAACTGCGGCGAAGTGCTCGCGGATCGATTGAGGGAGAGTCTGTAAGACAGCGTCTTTCTGACAACGCGGACAGTTCAGGATGCGGCCCATACTCATCGATTCCTCGTTATTCCTATGACACGGACTCGGCGAAAGACCGAGTCTTGCCTTGTCCACGGATAGATGATCTCCTCCCCGCTGTCAAGAAAACCTACGTTCCGTGCGAGCATGTCCTTGTGAGACAAGCCTGTTTATCCGCGAACCGCTCCATCTTTACGCACAGCGGCAGATGCCGCTCGTCCAGCCAGCATTCCCGTCGCCCAGGCCCATTGGAAGTTAAAGCCCCCGATGCGGCCATCGCAGTCAAGGATCTCGCCGACGAAATAGAGTCCCGGCACCAACTTGGATTCCAACGTCCGAAAGTTGATTTCTTCGAGGGGAACCCCACCCGCCGTCACTTCGGCGTAGTTCCAGCCACGATCCCGTTCGATGGGAAAGGGAAACTTGGTCAACGATTCGAGCAAGCGGTCCCGCTCCTTCCGCGGTAGTTGGGCAATGGTCGTCGATGGCTCGCATCCGACGTGATGAATGACCGCCTCTGCGAATCGTTGGGGCAGCCGTTGCGCCAGCGTCTTGACCAGTGAACGTCGTGGATTGGCTTGCATCTGCTCCATGAACCACTGCCGCACCTGTTCCTGGGTCTGACCGGGCAGGAAGTTCCCATAGAGGGCCACGGCTTCTTTATGTTCCTGTGCCAGGCACCAGAAGCGACTCGCGTCCATGACCACCGGCCCACTGACCCCGAAGTGGGTCCAGAGCAAACTCCCCGTCCGGCAGTCGACGGTTCGTCCCTTCACCATCGTGGTGAGCTCGACCTCGTGCGAGAGACCGGAGAGTGTTGTGTGAAACATCGTATCGGCGAGCACCAGTGGCACGA carries:
- a CDS encoding PilZ domain-containing protein, encoding MSMGRILNCPRCQKDAVLQTLPQSIREHFAAVVFMAPFKCLSCSHRFLASRLWLDQPTHPMDRREHLRIPVRLYLSFSGGKVRGEGTVLDLSMGGCIIKSETLVHTDDIFYLQLALSEGDLPLEVAAMVRSVSPRGIAFKFLRAAQENKRLLAFVQAQIPDQPGKSSSKVAAAA
- a CDS encoding NAD(P)/FAD-dependent oxidoreductase, which codes for MSIHDYRHDVVVIGAGAAGLAAAIFSAETVTKNDPPLKITVLDGAKTIGAKILISGGGRCNVTHQVVTPTDFFGNRNIIKNVLAALSVEQTVTWFASLGVELKCEETGKLFPVTDTSRTILHALVERCRHLGVAILPNHRVTDIEQVGAQDSGFIIHHSQGETHARRVVLATGGQSIPKSGSDGFGYSLARRLGHHVTATAQALVPLVLADTMFHTTLSGLSHEVELTTMVKGRTVDCRTGSLLWTHFGVSGPVVMDASRFWCLAQEHKEAVALYGNFLPGQTQEQVRQWFMEQMQANPRRSLVKTLAQRLPQRFAEAVIHHVGCEPSTTIAQLPRKERDRLLESLTKFPFPIERDRGWNYAEVTAGGVPLEEINFRTLESKLVPGLYFVGEILDCDGRIGGFNFQWAWATGMLAGRAASAAVRKDGAVRG